Proteins encoded in a region of the Carassius carassius chromosome 49, fCarCar2.1, whole genome shotgun sequence genome:
- the LOC132132714 gene encoding protein mono-ADP-ribosyltransferase PARP14-like isoform X7, producing the protein MESDEYPYPIIVEGNWEPEQAKSVKNKLQIYFQSKKKSEGGDCAVKYDVKSNSATILFKSPDIRDDVLSKAEHIITINNQQIKLKVYIPSDVEEQADSAGQKIEQACGYQEPRMTHEITGLKPIMEKILERGTNQIEREQKSVTEYLEISPAMYSLLEQDGLNSATAVSPQLHIDYNTKMKRLNLTGLHNEILSFKNWVLEKKIHMKQKSLQIDHSIIEFLRSVDCNEMSTDLFISHGITAVYTIEHGDVVVIGSTERALVDAEKRINTVLTSKGLTVEDQGVLQLPEWLDLKKHLQELFSTSKKTSVIIHLSKQRDKVMVTGFREPVMEVSQDLGRFIEKHTRIEETVRVKSHAMVEFIKDKKSQDWQHFIKSDEVKVSFNPKRPWIKLSGMRTFVLPALTLFERLADALYTDTMIIKKAGAKKYFMEQGKMMFSMLLKEKRFVVVLQEDDMLEEEKNEFTEGSFGDIDQISCEVRMPGGVTVTVRKADICKLHVDAVVNAANEDLKHIGGLALALLQAAGPSLQQNCDLHTKANGPLKPGDAIITVAGRLPCKYVVHAVGPRFSDSDRPTTVQRLRRAVRESLNQASSRNCSSIAIPVISSGIFGCPLELCTESVAKEVHEYIEHHCHRGSSSTLTEIHLVDNNVNTVNAMTQAVKKEFAAYNPKMTFPHQPKPHGYSNYGQGYSENVQGNYGQINQEFEAAKPHGNREETGEYWRRETSSYGDRSDKSEGLSVLETKTTQDGLKIILSRGNIQEAHSDVIVNTISVDLDLSKGAVSKALLQTAGYQLQSEINTSARSNNVNYGDMVITDGYKLKCSKVFHVVCPIWNGGKDSAEMVLIRLIKDCLRTAETQGMASISFPAIGTGNLSFPKDLVARIMLTEVQKFNFKNLQEVIVIVHPSDKESVECFTSVFRHGIHGPVTKGAHRHVMPKMNLFAKSAQTSEVIGKVSSPSLGVHTMQLGQVTLEISSGDITKEKTAAIVNSSNQTFSLKAGVSKAILDAAGVQVEQECSQIVGSSNIQQTEIVTSAGRLPCGNIIHVIGHNSPSDIKDVVLSVLKLCESSQISSVAFPALGTGQGGANPADVANAMVDAVVDFVKKKKPTHVRLVKFLIFQTNMVADFHQSMVRRSGEKVEGDKSVFTKIKDFFLSGSSDSPANEEFVMVGEEIEPAVFQLCGDTPEDLREAKDMINSLILREHMTIPIHDPAIAHFTMKDAETLNVMQRELTVSVRLEKKGQDSVITLEGLTRDVHTADSRIRDMIRKVERNENRRREAFIISSVVKWQYQENGDSLKTFDMLTNLDLEQAYQKNQPSVRIKINNDEYDADLVRKVAIRGKLMIELNRIDLEDAAQSALPSNWQDMKGQAVVLVKLRAGSNEYAEVEKEFTSTGLSSDNIISIERVQNSALWRNFMIKKEELEDKNKHKNNEKYLFHGTAPDKTDHINNHGFNRSFAGMHGAMYGNGSYFAVDPNYSAQGYSAPDAKGQKRMYLARVLVGDFTQGKKGLLVPPAKRSNSADLYNSVTDNMSNPTMFVIFNDVQAYPEYLITFQ; encoded by the exons GAATGACCCATGAGATAACTGGACTGAAACCCATCATGGAGAAAATTTTAGAGAGAGGAACAAATCAAATagagagagaacagaagagtGTGACTGAATATTTGGAGATTTCTCCTGCCATGTACTCTCTACTTGAACAAGATGGCCTGAACAGTGCTACAGCTGTTTCTCCACAGCTGCATATTGACtacaacacaaaaatgaaaagattaaatTTAACAGGTCTTCATAATGAAATTCTCTCGTTCAAGAATTGGGTCCTTGAGAAGAAAATACATATGAAACAGAAGTCCTTACAGATTGACCATTCAATCATAGAGTTCCTGAGATCAGTGGATTGTAATGAAATGTCCACAGATCTTTTCATATCTCATGGAATAACTGCTGTCTACACAATCGAACATGGAGATGTTGTTGTGATTGGGAGCACAGAAAGAGCACTTGTTGACGCAGAGAAGAGGATAAATACAGTTCTTACATCCAAAGGCCTCACTGTAGAAGATCAGGGTGTCCTTCAATTGCCAGAGTGGCTGGATCTCAAAAAACATTTGCAAGAATTGTTTAGTACTTCCAAAAAGACATCTGTGATTATACATTTATCTAAACAGAGAGACAAAGTAATGGTGACAGGATTCAGAGAACCAGTGATGGAAGTCAGTCAGGACTTAGGACGATTCATTGAGAAACACACTAGAATTGAAGAAACTGTTCGTGTCAAATCACATGCCATGGTTGAAttcataaaagacaaaaaatcaCAAGACTGGCAGCATTTTATTAAGTCTGATGAGGTGAAAGTGAGTTTTAATCCAAAGAGACCATGGATCAAACTGTCTGGAATGCGTACATTTGTCCTGCCAGCTTTGACTCTATTTGAAAGGTTGGCAGATGCTCTCTACACAGACACAATGATCATTAAAAAGGCAGGAGCAAAGAAGTACTTCATGGAGCAGGGCAAAATGATGTTCTCAATGCTGTTAAAGGAAAAAAGATTTGTTGTGGTTCTTCAGGAAGATGACATGCTGGAAGAGGAGAAAAATGAATTTACTGAAGGTAGTTTTGGAGATATTGATCAGATCTCTTGTGAAGTTCGAATGCCAGGTGGTGTAACTGTAACTGTCAGGAAGGCAGACATCTGCAAGCTCCATGTTGATGCTGTGGTCAATGCTGCTAATGAAGATCTGAAGCACATCGGTGGTTTAGCTTTAGCACTTCTCCAAGCTGCTGGACCAAGTCTGCAGCAAAACTGTGACCTACACACAAAAGCAAATGGACCTCTGAAGCCTGGAGATGCCATCATCACTGTTGCTGGTCGTCTTCCCTGTAAATATGTAGTGCATGCTGTTGGACCTCGTTTCAGTGATTCAGACAGACCTACTACTGTTCAACGCCTGAGACGTGCTGTGAGGGAGAGTTTGAATCAGGCGTCAAGCAGAAACTGCTCCTCCATTGCAATTCCAGTTATTAGCTCAGGGATATTTGGTTGTCCTCTCGAGCTTTGCACTGAATCAGTCGCAAAGGAGGTACATGAGTACATTGAACATCATTGCCACCGAGGCTCCAGTAGCACATTAACTGAAATTCACTTGGTTGACAATAATGTCAATACTGTGAATGCCATGACTCAAGCTGTCAAAAAGGAGTTTGCAGCTTATAACCCCAAAATGACTTTCCCTCACCAACCCAAACCACATGGGTATAGTAATTATGGACAAGGCTATTCTGAAAATGTTCAGGGAAACTATGGCCAAATAAACCAAGAGTTTGAAGCTGCCAAACCCCATGGTAATAGAGAAGAGACTGGAGAATACTGGAGAAGAGAAACCTCAAGCTATGGTGACAGATCAGATAAATCTGAAGGGTTAAGTGTTCTTGAGACCAAAACTACACAAGATGGACTTAAAATCATTCTGAGTAGAGGGAACATCCAGGAAGCACAT TCCGACGTCATTGTAAACACTATATCGGTGGACTTGGACCTCAGTAAAGGTGCTGTCTCCAAAGCACTCCTTCAGACTGCTGGTTATCAGCTCCAGTCAGAAATCAACACATCTGCTCGCTCAAACAATGTGAATTATGGTGATATGGTCATCACAGATGGTTATAAACTGAAATGTTCCAAAGTCTTCCATGTAGTTTGCCCAATTTGGAATGGTGGAAAAGACTCAGCAGAAATG GTACTCATTCGGTTGATTAAAGATTGCCTGAGAACTGCAGAAACACAGGGAATGGCTTCAATCTCCTTCCCAGCTATCGGGACTGGGAATCTTAGCTTTCCTAAAGATCTGGTGGCCAGAATCATGCTGACAGAAGTCCagaaatttaatttcaaaaaccTTCAAGAGGTAATTGTGATTGTTCACCCTTCTGACAAGGAGAGTGTAGAG TGCTTTACCAGCGTCTTTAGACATGGGATTCATGGTCCCGTCACAAAAGGAGCACATCGACATGTCATGCCTAAAATGAATCTTTTCGCCAAATCAGCTCAGACCTCTG AGGTCATTGGCAAAgtctcctctccctctctcggGGTGCACACTATGCAGCTGGGTCAAGTGACTCTGGAGATTTCATCTGGAGACATAACTAAAGAAAAAACTGCTGCCATTGTCAACTCCTCAAATCAGACATTTTCTCTGAAAGCAG GAGTATCCAAGGCCATTTTAGATGCTGCTGGAGTCCAAGTTGAACAAGAATGTTCACAGATTG TGGGGTCATCAAATATACAGCAAACAGAGATTGTGACCTCAGCCGGGCGGCTTCCATGTGGAAACATCATCCATGTTATTGGACACAATAGTCCATCTGACATTAAGGATGTTGTTTTGTCTGTTCTGAAGTTATGTGAGTCAAGCCAGATTTCTTCTGTTGCCTTCCCAGCTCTTGGCACTG GTCAGGGTGGTGCAAATCCAGCTGATGTTGCAAATGCAATGGTTGATGCAGTGGTTGATTTTGTAAAGAAAAAGAAACCGACGCATGTAAGGCTTGTGAAGTTTCTTATATTCCAGACAAACATGGTGGCAGACTTTCACCAAAGCATGGTCAGAAGATCTGGTGAGAAAGTAGAAGGGGATAAAAGTGTGTTTACCAAAATTAAAG ACTTCTTCTTGTCTGGAAGTTCAGACTCTCCTGCAAATGAAGAGTTTGTGATGGTTGGTGAAGAAATTGAGCCAGCTGTGTTTCAGCTGTGTGGAGACACACCAGAGGACCTGAGAGAAGCAAAGGACATGATCAACAGTTTGATATTACGGGAGCATATGACCATCCCAATCCATGATCCAGCCATTGCTCATTTCACCATGAAGGATGCAGAAACACTGAATGTCATGCAGAGGGAGCTCACAGTCAGTGTCCGGCTTGAGAAGAAAGGCCAAGACTCTGTCATCACACTGGAGGGCCTGACAAGAGACGTTCATACTGCAGACAGTCGTATTCGGGACATGATCAGAAAGGTCGAAAGAAATGAAAACCGAAGGCGTGAGGCATTTATAATTAGCAGTGTGGTTAAGTGGCAATATCAGGAGAATGGAGACAGCCTCAAAACCTTTGATATGTTAACCAATTTAGACTTGGAACAGGCCTATCAGAAAAATCAGCCTTCAGTGAGAATCAAGATTAATAATGATGAATATGATGCTGATTTAGTTCGAAAAGTTGCCATAAGAGGGAAATTGATGATTGAACTTAACAGAATAGATCTGGAAG atgcagCTCAAAGCGCTTTGCCTTCAAACTGGCAGGACATGAAAGGACAGGCAGTTGTTCTTGTAAAACTCAGAGCAGGCTCAAATGAATATGCAGAAGTGGAGAAGGAGTTCACAAGCACCGGACTATCCAGTGACAACATCATTTCA ATTGAAAGGGTCCAGAACAGTGCACTTTGGAGAAATTTTATGATCAAAAAGGAGGAATTGGAGGacaaaaacaagcacaaaaacaatgaaaagtaTCTCTTCCACGGCACTGCCCCTGATAAGACAGATCACATCAACAATCACGGTTTCAATCGCAGCTTCGCTGGCATGCATG GAGCCATGTATGGGAATGGTTCATATTTTGCTGTGGACCCCAATTACTCAGCACAAGGCTACTCTGCACCTGATGCCAAAGGACAAAAACGCATGTACCTTGCCAGGGTGCTTGTTGGGGATTTCACTCAAGGAAAAAAAGGCCTTCTTGTTCCCCCTGCTAAGAGGTCCAATAGTGCTGATCTCTATAACAGTGTGACTGACAACATGAGCAACCCAACCATGTTTGTGATCTTCAATGATGTACAGGCTTATCCAGAATACCTAATCACCTTCCAGTAA